From the genome of Populus trichocarpa isolate Nisqually-1 chromosome 15, P.trichocarpa_v4.1, whole genome shotgun sequence, one region includes:
- the LOC7463084 gene encoding ribosome production factor 2 homolog, producing the protein MLKVKTPKYGRVKRELEKREPKLVELAKKTLILQGTKTSNVLNTVLSEIYHLKRDNAIRYTRKNDSIRPFESGGETSLEFFSLKTDCSIFVYGSTSKKRPDNLVIGRTYDHHIYDLIEVGVENFKRMDSFTYDKKLAPQAGSKPFIVFSGEAFESVDELKHLKEVLLELLRGEVVDNLNLAGLGRVYVCTAISSNRVFLTHCAMRLKKSGTIVPRIELVEIGPSMDFVVRRHRLPNESLRKEAMKTAKDKLHKKIKNVSKDALQGKLGKIYVPDQKVGEMPLPNKAKGVKRERREAKVKNSNNERASKKQKEDS; encoded by the exons ATGTTGAAGGTTAAAACCCCAAAGTACGGAAGAGTCAAGCGAGAGCTTGAAAAACGAGAACCAAAACTT GTTGAGTTGGCGAAGAAGACACTGATACTACAAGGAACAAAAACAAGCAATGTTTTGAATACTGTATTGAGTGAAATATATCATCTCAAGAGAGATAACGCAATTCGATATACGCGTAAGAATGACAGTATAAGGCCTTTTGAGTCCGGTGGCGAAACttctttggagttcttttctttgaaaaccGATTGCAGTATCTTTGTG TATGGTTCCACCTCAAAGAAACGTCCTGACAATCTTGTCATAGGGCGAACATATGACCACCACATATATGATCTTATAGAAGTTGGGGTTGAAAATTTTAAACGAATGGATTCCTTCACTTATGATAAGAAACTAGCTCCACAAGCAGGATCAAAACCTTTCATTGTTTTTAGTGGAGAAGCATTTGAGAGTGTAGATGAGTTGAAACATCTGAAGGAAGTTTTGCTTGAGCTTTTAAGGGGAGAG GTTGTGGATAATTTGAATCTTGCTGGGCTGGGCCGTGTTTATGTATGTACAGCTATATCTTCAAATCGGGTGTTCCTCACTCACTGTGCAATGCGGCTAAAAAAGTCTGGCACAATAGTCCCAAGGATAGAACTGGTAGAAATCGGCCCTTCCATGGATTTTGTAGTTCGTCGTCATCGTCTTCCTAATGAAAGCTTAAGGAAAGAAGCCATGAAAACTGCTAAAGATAAGCTTCATAAGAAG ATTAAAAATGTTAGTAAAGATGCTCTACAAGGGAAGCTTGGAAAGATTTATGTACCTGATCAAAAG gTTGGAGAGATGCCGCTACCTAACAAAGCTAAAGGAGTGAAGAGAGAGCGCCGTGAAGCTAAAGTGAAGAACTCAAATAATGAGCGCGCATCAAAAAAGCAGAAAGAAGATTCTTAG